One segment of Theobroma cacao cultivar B97-61/B2 chromosome 9, Criollo_cocoa_genome_V2, whole genome shotgun sequence DNA contains the following:
- the LOC18588339 gene encoding pre-mRNA cleavage factor Im 25 kDa subunit 1 isoform X2, whose amino-acid sequence MGDDTGAAAAATVNDHSSSGDHRKEVDIYPLSCYYFGSKETIVFKDETLSDRIKRMKSNYAAYGLRTSVEAVILVELFKHPHLLLLQVRNSIFKLPGGRLRPGESDIDGLRRKLSRKLSASEDDSETEWEVGECLGMWWRHDFETLLYPYLPPNVKKPKTYGPIISGVPQLLSKFSINIIDP is encoded by the exons ATGGGAGATGACACGggagcagcagcagcagcaacagTAAACGATCATAGTAGCAGCGGTGATCATAGAAAAGAGGTGGATATTTACCCTCTAAGTTGTTACTATTTTGGATCCAAAGAAACCATCGTTTTCAAGGATGAAACTCTGTCCGATCGTATTAAAAGGATGAAATCCAA TTATGCTGCTTATGGACTGAGGACTTCTGTTGAAGCAGTTATTCTG GTTGAGTTGTTCAAACACCCTCATCTGTTGCTGCTGCAAGTTAGAAATTCCATCTTTAAGCTTCCTGGTGGTCGTTTGAGGCCAGGTGAATCAG ATATTGATGGACTGAGGCGTAAGCTTTCCAGGAAGCTTTCTGCCAGTGAAGATGACAGTGAAACTGAATGGGAG GTGGGAGAATGTCTTGGCATGTGGTGGCGGCATGATTTCGAAACGTTATTGTATCCTTACTTGCCACCCAACGTGAAAAAGCCTAAG acATACGGACCGATAATATCAGGAGTGCCACAGTTGCTATCTAAATTCTCCATCAACATCATTGACCCTTAG
- the LOC18588341 gene encoding mitogen-activated protein kinase kinase 2, with protein sequence MMKKGKGILSPNLKLSLPSPAEISFAKFLTESGTFKDGDLLVNKDGVRIVSQSEPEAPPPIKPSETDTDNQLNLEDIDAIKVIGKGNGGIVQLVQHKWTGQFFALKIIQMNIEESARKQIAKELKINQSSQCPYVVVCYQSFYTNGAISIILEYMDGGSLADFLKKVKSIPEPYLAAICKQVLKGLMYLHHEKHIIHRDLKPSNLLINHRGEVKITDFGVSAIMTSTSGLANTFVGTYNYMSPERIIGGNYGNKSDIWSLGLVLLECATGKFPYTPPEQAEGWTNFYELMEQIVEQPPPCAPSEQFSPEFCSFISACVKKDPKERKSAHELLAQPFLNMYDDLDVDLTSYFNNAGSPLATL encoded by the exons atgatgaagaaaggaaagggaaTTTTAAGCCCTAATTTGAAGCTTTCTCTTCCTTCTCCTGCGGAGATCTCCTTCGCCAAATTTCT AACCGAAAGCGGTACATTCAAAGACGGCGATCTCCTCGTCAACAAGGACGGAGTTCGGATTGTCTCTCAATCCGAACCCGAAGCT CCTCCGCCTATAAAGCCATCAGAAACTGACACGGACAATCAGTTGAATTTAGAAGATATTGATGCGATTAAAGTTATCGGCAAGGGTAATGGTGGAATTGTGCAATTGGTCCAACACAAATGGACTGGCCAGTTTTTTGCATTAAAG ATTATTCAAATGAATATTGAGGAGTCAGCTCGCAAGCAGATTGCAAAGgaattgaaaataaatcaatCCTCTCAGTGTCCGTATGTTGTTGTTTGTTATCAGTCTTTCTATACGAATGGTGCCATTTCAATCATCTTGGAGTATATGGATGGTGGATCCCTAGCAGATTTTCTGAAAAAGGTTAAATCCATTCCCGAACCCTATCTTGCTGCAATATGTAAGCAG GTGCTCAAGGGTTTGATGTATCTTCATCATGAAAAACACATTATCCACCGAGACTTAAAGCCTTCTAACTTGTTAATAAATCATAGAGGAGAAGTCAAGATCACTGACTTTGGTGTGAGTGCAATAATGACAAGCACCTCAGGACTAGCAAACACTTTTGTTGGCACATACAACTATATGTCT CCAGAGAGAATTATTGGAGGCAATTATGGCAATAAAAGTGATATTTGGAGCTTGGGGCTAGTGTTGCTTGAGTGTGCAACTGGTAAATTCCCATATACCCCACCAGAGCAGGCAGAAGGATGGACTAACTTTTATGAGCTTATGGAACAAATCGTTGAACAACCACCACCTTGTGCACCTTCCGAGCAATTTTCTCCTGAGTTTTGCTCATTTATTTCTGCATG TGTGAAGAAGGacccaaaagaaagaaagtcaGCACATGAACTGCTG GCACAGCCTTTCTTGAACATGTATGATGACTTGGATGTGGACCTCACATCTTACTTCAACAATGCAGGATCACCACTTGCAACACTTTAG
- the LOC18588337 gene encoding UBP1-associated proteins 1C: protein MVWFQCEDCGDNLKKPKLANHFRICSASKLSCIDCGEIFGQQSVQGHTQCITEAEKYGPKGQGKAPNISNAKPNKETKEKPDIDINVGLSQRPPWFCSLCNTKATSQQTLLLHAEGKKHRARARAFRAKQQPKRIEESAPDTKVSTENKVNGELVENKSVGKAKQQDLPTDGHVQINSEAANGDLSSKKKRKIDVSVRDGTDKNSGDDSLEEAGNGEVIQVGVEKTEDIKRKSKKPKHNIVKEDKAESASTKEDNKRKIKWKNLIKAALKASPDGVLKMRKLQKLVLKALQEAGVDEEKSQLSEMLEHKITSSSRFTVDNKYVRLVAKD from the exons atggTTTGGTTTCAATGCGAGGATTGCGGCGATAACTTGAAGAAACCAAAGTTAGCAAACCACTTCAGAATTTGCTCTGCTTCCAAG CTATCGTGCATTGATTGTGGAGAGATTTTTGGGCAGCAAAGCGTTCAGGGCCATACGCAGTGCATTACTGAGGCA GAAAAATATGGTCCTAAGGGACAAGGTAAAGCACCGAATATTTCGAATGCAAAACCCAACAaggaaacaaaggaaaaacctGACATTGATATAAATGTGGGCTTATCTCAACGTCCTCCATGGTTTTGTAG TCTTTGCAATACTAAGGCTACCAGCCAGCAGACCTTGCTTCTTCATGCTGAAGGAAAGAAGCACAGGGCAAGGGCTCGGGCTTTCCGTGCTAAGCAACAACCTAAACGGATAGAAGAATCTGCCCCAGATACTAAGGTTTCAACTGAAAATAAAGTGAATGGTGAGTTGGTGGAGAATAAATCTGTTGGAAAGGCCAAACAACAGGACCTGCCCACAGATGGCCATGTCCAAATCAACTCAGAAGCAGCAAATGGAGATTTatcatcaaagaaaaagagaaaaatagatGTGTCTGTGAGGGATGGTACTGACAAAAATAGCGGGGATGATAGCTTAGAGGAAGCAGGCAATGGAGAAGTCATTCAAGTTGGGGTAGAAAAAACAGAGGACATAAAGAGAAAGTCAAAGAAACCCAAACATAATAttgtaaaagaagataaagcAGAATCTGCCTCTACCAAAGAAGATAACAAACGGAAGATAAAGTGGAAGAATTTGATTAAAGCAGCCTTGAAAGCT AGTCCTGATGGAGTTTTGAAGATGCGAAAGCTGCAAAAACTGGTTCTAAAAGCCCTCCAGGAAGCAGGTGTAGATGAAGAGAAGTCCCAACTAAGTGAAATGCTGGAGCACAAG ATTACTTCAAGCTCCAGATTTACAGTTGACAACAAATACGTCCGTCTAGTGGCTAAAGACTAA
- the LOC18588338 gene encoding uncharacterized protein LOC18588338, which translates to MDQSAAVEEVGNLRNNLELSKSVSDKHLDLLRPSARYYSVFKGQAPDATEKGKYTLIKDVEDFQTGIFDKPLPCFGCGIGWFSFLSGFVCPLMWYYATFLYFGNHYRKDPRERAGLAASAIAAMACSVVLLIIIVFILFST; encoded by the exons ATGGATCAAA GTGCTGCTGTTGAGGAGGTAGGGAATTTGAGGAACAACCTTGAGCTTTCTAAATCAGTCTCTGATAAACATCTTGATCTTTTGAGGCCATCTGCTCGATACTATTCAGTATTTAAAG GGCAAGCACCAGATGCCACAGAAAAAGGCAAGTATACCCTTATCAAAGATGTAGAGGACTTCCAGACAGGGATTTTTGACAAACCTCTTCCATGCTTTGGCTGTGGGATAGGATGGTTCTC CTTCCTCTCAGGATTTGTGTGCCCATTAATGTGGTACTATGCtacatttctttattttggaAATCACTACCGCAAAGATCCTAGGGAGAGAGCAGGCCTTGCTGCTTCTGCAATTGCT GCAATGGCATGCTCTGTTGTACTGCTGAtcataatagtttttattctattttcaacCTAA
- the LOC18588339 gene encoding pre-mRNA cleavage factor Im 25 kDa subunit 1 isoform X1 yields the protein MGDDTGAAAAATVNDHSSSGDHRKEVDIYPLSCYYFGSKETIVFKDETLSDRIKRMKSNYAAYGLRTSVEAVILVELFKHPHLLLLQVRNSIFKLPGGRLRPGESDIDGLRRKLSRKLSASEDDSETEWEVGECLGMWWRHDFETLLYPYLPPNVKKPKECTKLFLVRLPESRKFIVPKKLKLLAVPLCQVHENHKTYGPIISGVPQLLSKFSINIIDP from the exons ATGGGAGATGACACGggagcagcagcagcagcaacagTAAACGATCATAGTAGCAGCGGTGATCATAGAAAAGAGGTGGATATTTACCCTCTAAGTTGTTACTATTTTGGATCCAAAGAAACCATCGTTTTCAAGGATGAAACTCTGTCCGATCGTATTAAAAGGATGAAATCCAA TTATGCTGCTTATGGACTGAGGACTTCTGTTGAAGCAGTTATTCTG GTTGAGTTGTTCAAACACCCTCATCTGTTGCTGCTGCAAGTTAGAAATTCCATCTTTAAGCTTCCTGGTGGTCGTTTGAGGCCAGGTGAATCAG ATATTGATGGACTGAGGCGTAAGCTTTCCAGGAAGCTTTCTGCCAGTGAAGATGACAGTGAAACTGAATGGGAG GTGGGAGAATGTCTTGGCATGTGGTGGCGGCATGATTTCGAAACGTTATTGTATCCTTACTTGCCACCCAACGTGAAAAAGCCTAAG GAGTGCACCAAACTCTTCCTTGTAAGGTTGCCAGAGAGCCGAAAATTTATTGTACCCAAAAAGCTGAAATTGCTTGCAGTTCCACTGTGTCAGGTTCACGAAAATCACAAG acATACGGACCGATAATATCAGGAGTGCCACAGTTGCTATCTAAATTCTCCATCAACATCATTGACCCTTAG